The Callithrix jacchus isolate 240 chromosome X, calJac240_pri, whole genome shotgun sequence genome contains a region encoding:
- the LOC100398466 gene encoding LOW QUALITY PROTEIN: arginine-fifty homeobox-like (The sequence of the model RefSeq protein was modified relative to this genomic sequence to represent the inferred CDS: substituted 1 base at 1 genomic stop codon): MAHECGGAVSAHCSLNLPGSSDPPTSASQATGTTATWRRHQERTSFTREQYEELEALFSETRFPDRNRQEKLALQLDLPESTVKVWFRNRRFEQKKQQQQQSTMLPNQILLSKKDVPTFLRTAIISYAFSSVVSDFCSSLPPQPLGPSNWAWNSTFTESPTSDFQMQDTQWKKLVASVPALHSDAYDISQVIELYDLPDENEISSSSFYCLYQYLLPTKHQVGGQGSSLSIFAGPAVGLSPIQTWPSMTSQGFEAYSLTDSLEFXKTSNMVAFGFL, from the exons ATGGCG CATGAGTGTGggggcgcagtctcggctcactgcagcctcaacctcccaggctcaagtgatcctcccacctcagcctcccaagcaactgggactacagcaaCATGGAGAAGGCATCAAGAACGTACTTCATTCACCCGCGAACAGTATGAAGAGCTAGAAGCTCTGTTTAGCGAGACCAGGTTCCCAGATAGAAATCGTCAGGAGAAACTAGCTTTGCAACTCGACCTACCGGAGTCAACAGTAAAGGTTTGGTTCAGGAACCGGCGATTCGAacagaaaaagcagcagcagcagcaatcaACAATGCTACCAAACCAGATCCTTCTATCCAAGAAGGATGTGCCCACCTTCCTAAGAACAGCTATCATTTCTTATGCTTTTTCTTCTGTGGTTTCGGATTTCTGCAGctcccttccacctcagcccttAGGCCCTTCCAATTGGGCATGGAACTCTACCTTCACTGAGAGTCCCACAAGTGATTTCCAAATGCAAGATACTCAGTGGAAGAAGCTGGTAGCCTCAGTTCCTGCTTTGCACTCTGATGCCTATGACATATCCCAAGTCATAGAACTGTATGATCTTCCTGATGAGAATGAGATATCCAGCTCTTCTTTCTACTGTCTGTATCAGTATCTCTTACCCACAAAGCACCAGGTAGGAGGACAGGGTTCCTCTCTCAGTATCTTTGCTGGTCCAGCTGTAGGTCTATCTCCCATACAAACCTGGCCCAGTATGACAAGCCAAGGCTTTGAAGCCTACAGTCTAACAGACAGCCTAGAATTCTAGAAAACCTCCAATATGGTAGCCTTTGGATTTCTCTGA